A stretch of the Comamonas testosteroni TK102 genome encodes the following:
- a CDS encoding creatininase family protein: MLHGYTPADRFLPYLSWTEVAALPDKANTVIVLPVGAMEQHGPHLPCSVDATIAAGVVGAAMAQLPAAVPAFAMAPIVYGKSEEHLHFPGTVTLSGETLLATINEIGESVYRAGFRKLLFVNGHGGQPQVLEIAARELRLRHGDFIVVPSFTWRVPHVAGQYLSNLEKKLAMHAGHAETALMLALAPQTVHMERAVINYPPVFPSSLLSPDGRPACAWTARDFGPSGVIGDPTPATAEQGQEILQSLARSWAAAIAELHELQWASRDEATWGRAQHQGHVEPALA, encoded by the coding sequence ATGCTGCATGGATACACCCCTGCCGACCGCTTTCTGCCCTATCTGAGCTGGACTGAGGTTGCGGCCCTGCCGGACAAGGCCAATACCGTGATCGTGCTGCCTGTGGGCGCCATGGAGCAGCATGGCCCGCATCTGCCCTGCTCGGTGGACGCAACGATTGCGGCGGGCGTGGTCGGTGCCGCCATGGCGCAGCTGCCCGCTGCCGTGCCTGCATTCGCCATGGCCCCCATCGTCTATGGCAAGTCGGAGGAGCATCTGCACTTTCCCGGCACGGTGACCTTGAGCGGTGAAACCCTGCTGGCCACGATCAATGAAATCGGCGAGTCGGTGTATCGCGCAGGGTTTCGCAAGCTGCTGTTCGTCAACGGCCACGGCGGCCAGCCCCAGGTGCTGGAGATCGCGGCGCGCGAGCTGCGCCTGCGCCATGGCGACTTCATCGTGGTGCCGAGCTTTACCTGGCGCGTGCCGCATGTCGCAGGCCAGTACCTGTCGAACCTGGAGAAAAAGCTGGCCATGCATGCAGGCCATGCCGAGACCGCGCTGATGCTGGCGCTGGCGCCGCAGACCGTGCACATGGAGCGGGCCGTCATCAACTATCCGCCCGTGTTCCCCTCCAGCCTGCTGTCGCCCGACGGCCGTCCCGCCTGCGCCTGGACCGCACGGGACTTCGGACCCAGCGGCGTGATCGGTGATCCGACCCCCGCAACTGCGGAGCAGGGGCAGGAGATTCTGCAATCCCTGGCCCGCAGCTGGGCCGCCGCCATTGCCGAGCTGCACGAGCTGCAATGGGCCAGCCGCGACGAAGCCACCTGGGGCCGGGCCCAGCATCAGGGGCATGTGGAGCCTGCCCTGGCCTGA
- a CDS encoding ABC transporter ATP-binding protein, translating to MSGSDIPAAAIPAVEVLSAEKTYPGGTQALLPVDLRIEEGEFVTLLGPSGCGKSTLLKMVAGLLEPSDGRLLLWRKPVPQLQAGGKKMAFVFQQPTLMPWSSVHTNVRLPLDLAGVPRAEADARVAEALQLVGLARFAKALPRELSGGMQMRVSIARGLVTEPDLLLMDEPFGALDEITRHKLDAELLELWSKKKLTVIFVTHSLHEAVFLSSRVVMMAARPGRVVEEFRIDAPYPRPADFMLGPEFARHAQQLQSSLLRASAIVEESLS from the coding sequence ATGAGCGGCTCTGATATTCCCGCAGCAGCAATTCCCGCAGTGGAGGTGCTGTCTGCAGAGAAAACCTATCCCGGCGGCACGCAGGCGCTGCTGCCCGTCGACCTGCGCATCGAAGAGGGGGAGTTCGTGACCTTGCTCGGCCCCTCGGGCTGCGGCAAGAGCACCTTGCTCAAGATGGTTGCGGGTCTGCTCGAGCCCAGCGACGGCAGACTGCTGCTCTGGCGCAAGCCGGTGCCGCAGCTGCAGGCCGGCGGCAAGAAGATGGCGTTTGTCTTTCAGCAGCCCACGCTCATGCCCTGGTCCAGCGTGCATACCAATGTGCGGCTGCCGCTGGATCTGGCTGGTGTGCCGCGTGCAGAGGCCGATGCGCGCGTCGCGGAGGCACTGCAACTGGTGGGTCTGGCACGCTTTGCCAAGGCCCTGCCGCGCGAGTTGTCCGGAGGCATGCAGATGCGCGTCTCGATTGCCCGCGGCCTGGTGACCGAGCCCGATCTGCTGCTGATGGATGAGCCTTTCGGCGCGCTCGACGAGATCACGCGCCACAAGCTGGACGCGGAGTTGTTGGAGCTTTGGAGCAAGAAGAAGCTGACGGTGATCTTTGTCACCCACTCCCTCCACGAGGCCGTCTTTCTGTCCAGCCGGGTGGTGATGATGGCGGCCAGGCCGGGACGGGTGGTGGAGGAGTTTCGCATCGATGCCCCCTATCCTCGGCCTGCCGATTTCATGCTCGGCCCCGAGTTCGCCCGCCATGCGCAGCAGTTGCAATCGAGCCTGCTGCGCGCCAGTGCCATTGTGGAGGAGAGTCTGTCATGA
- a CDS encoding FAD-binding oxidoreductase — protein sequence MNTHSIAENSSQLASVLPALDWITDSLKVSRLSQDFSWFSPVLKQALQGKRGDIAVRPRTEAEIAQVVAHCARRGVPITLRGSGTGNYGQSTPLHGGLILDLSGYNSLCWVRGSVGRAQAGIRLADFDQLAREQGQELRWLPSTYRSATLGGLFGGGFGGAGSITYGPLASAGNVLAARVMTVEAEPRILELRGADAMRLHHTYGTTGIVLELEVALADATNWTECIATFTGFDEALGFAQQLGNAPGIRKKELSLVAAPVPAYFTSLAEHLPPGCHAVIALVAPEAEEAMQLLLERHGGTLSYCERGRWSAQPAAGYKSLIEYCWNHTTLHALKLDRELTYLQTGYNPARFGEQLKALRSELGDEVLFHLEFLRTKEGQFNCSGLELVRFSSAERLNAIMDIYRKHGVQINNPHVYVVEDGKANNQLDPALLQTKADFDPLNLLNPGKLRSAALPACIPTD from the coding sequence ATGAACACCCATTCGATTGCCGAGAACAGCAGCCAGCTGGCCAGCGTCTTGCCTGCGCTGGACTGGATCACCGACTCCCTGAAAGTGTCGCGCCTGTCCCAGGATTTTTCCTGGTTCAGTCCGGTTCTGAAGCAGGCCCTGCAGGGCAAGCGCGGCGACATTGCGGTGCGTCCGCGCACCGAGGCCGAGATTGCCCAGGTCGTGGCCCATTGCGCGCGTCGGGGCGTTCCCATCACGCTGCGCGGCAGCGGCACCGGCAACTACGGCCAGAGCACGCCGCTGCACGGCGGCCTGATCCTGGATCTGAGCGGCTACAACAGCCTGTGCTGGGTGCGCGGCAGTGTGGGCCGGGCACAGGCCGGCATACGTCTGGCGGACTTTGACCAGCTGGCGCGCGAGCAGGGGCAGGAGCTGCGCTGGCTGCCGTCCACCTATCGCAGCGCCACCCTGGGCGGACTGTTCGGCGGAGGCTTCGGCGGTGCCGGCTCCATCACCTACGGGCCGCTCGCCTCTGCGGGCAATGTGCTGGCTGCGCGCGTGATGACGGTGGAGGCCGAGCCCCGCATTCTGGAACTGCGCGGTGCCGATGCCATGCGTCTGCACCATACCTATGGCACGACCGGCATCGTGCTCGAGCTCGAAGTGGCGCTGGCAGATGCTACGAACTGGACGGAATGCATTGCCACGTTCACGGGTTTTGACGAGGCGCTGGGCTTTGCGCAGCAGCTGGGCAATGCTCCTGGCATCCGCAAGAAGGAGCTGAGCCTGGTGGCGGCTCCGGTGCCGGCCTATTTCACCAGTCTGGCCGAGCATCTGCCCCCGGGCTGCCACGCGGTCATCGCGCTGGTGGCACCCGAAGCCGAGGAGGCCATGCAGCTATTGCTGGAGCGTCACGGCGGCACCCTCAGCTACTGCGAGCGCGGGCGCTGGTCTGCGCAGCCGGCTGCGGGCTACAAATCGCTGATCGAGTATTGCTGGAACCATACGACCCTGCATGCGCTGAAGCTGGACCGGGAGCTGACCTATCTGCAGACCGGCTACAACCCCGCAAGGTTTGGCGAGCAGCTCAAGGCCTTGCGCAGCGAGCTCGGTGACGAGGTCCTGTTCCATCTGGAGTTTCTGCGCACCAAGGAGGGACAGTTCAACTGCAGCGGGCTGGAGCTGGTGCGCTTCAGCTCGGCCGAGCGGCTCAACGCGATCATGGACATCTATCGCAAGCATGGCGTGCAGATCAACAATCCGCATGTCTACGTGGTGGAAGACGGCAAGGCCAACAACCAGCTCGATCCCGCGCTGTTGCAGACCAAGGCCGATTTCGACCCCCTGAATCTGCTCAATCCCGGAAAGCTGCGCAGCGCAGCGCTGCCGGCCTGCATCCCGACCGACTGA
- a CDS encoding ABC transporter permease, translated as MSALPASIPDDAARAADSRSAATGARAVAAAKSGKAATPWLLQPKVQRVLLPALVGLVLLLVWQALVTGLELPPYLVPSPLLMLQTLMTDWVALGLSLWVTVKITLLAFALATVAGVLISFVFVQSKLIETALFPYAVLLQVTPIVAVAPLIIIWVKDPVLSMVICAALVALFPIISNTTLGLRSVEPDLLAYFKLNRATRLQVLMRLRIPSALPYFFGGLRISSGLALIGAVVAEFVAGTGGQGAGLAYQILQAGFQLNIPRMFAALLLISLTGVALFVLMAWCTRRALGGWHASESGSD; from the coding sequence ATGAGCGCCTTGCCCGCTTCCATTCCCGATGATGCGGCCAGGGCCGCCGACAGCAGGTCTGCCGCGACCGGCGCGCGTGCGGTGGCTGCCGCCAAGTCCGGCAAGGCGGCCACCCCCTGGCTGCTTCAGCCCAAGGTGCAGCGCGTGCTTTTGCCGGCGCTGGTGGGCCTTGTGCTGCTGCTGGTCTGGCAGGCCCTGGTGACGGGGCTGGAGTTGCCGCCTTATCTGGTGCCTTCGCCTCTGCTGATGCTGCAGACCCTGATGACGGACTGGGTGGCACTCGGCCTGTCCCTGTGGGTCACCGTCAAGATCACCTTGCTGGCCTTTGCCCTGGCCACCGTGGCGGGCGTCCTGATCAGCTTTGTATTCGTGCAGAGCAAGCTGATCGAGACGGCCTTGTTTCCCTATGCCGTGCTGCTGCAGGTGACGCCTATCGTGGCCGTGGCGCCGCTGATCATCATCTGGGTCAAGGACCCGGTGCTGTCCATGGTGATCTGTGCGGCGCTGGTGGCGCTGTTTCCCATCATCAGCAACACCACGCTGGGCCTGCGCAGTGTGGAGCCGGATCTGCTGGCCTACTTCAAGCTCAACCGGGCCACGCGCCTGCAGGTGCTGATGCGCTTGCGCATTCCCAGTGCCTTGCCCTATTTCTTCGGGGGGCTGCGCATCTCCAGCGGCCTGGCGTTGATAGGTGCCGTGGTGGCCGAGTTTGTTGCCGGAACCGGCGGGCAGGGGGCGGGTCTTGCCTACCAGATCCTGCAAGCGGGCTTTCAGCTCAACATCCCGCGCATGTTCGCCGCACTGCTGCTGATTTCGCTGACCGGCGTGGCGCTGTTCGTGCTCATGGCCTGGTGCACACGCCGGGCGCTGGGCGGCTGGCATGCCAGCGAATCCGGTAGCGACTAG
- a CDS encoding ABC transporter substrate-binding protein → MMKTAKLLKPLTCAAMLACGLSGLGHAEEKFVYMTNWYAQAEHGGFYQAVATGLYKRHGLDVSIKMGGPQVNITQMMAAGQADCVMGSSDLQMVQMREGGVPVTTVAAVFQKDPQVLIAHEDVKRFEDLKGKTILIAASAQRGYWPWLKAKYGFTDSQTRPYTFNIQPFLVDKNSAQQGYLTSEPFAIQKAGVKANTLMFSDQGFPAYATTISCMDKTIKERSKAVQAFVTASMEGWKSYLADPAPANALIKKDNPNMTDEQLAYSVGKLKEMNMVAGGDAAKLGIGVMTDARAKASYDFLVSAKLIDPAKVKQADAYNLSLIQNIKVLP, encoded by the coding sequence ATGATGAAGACTGCCAAACTCCTCAAACCCCTGACCTGCGCGGCCATGCTGGCCTGCGGTCTGAGCGGCCTCGGCCATGCCGAGGAAAAATTCGTCTACATGACCAACTGGTATGCCCAGGCCGAGCATGGCGGCTTCTACCAGGCCGTGGCCACAGGGCTGTACAAAAGGCATGGCCTGGATGTCAGCATCAAGATGGGCGGCCCCCAGGTCAATATCACGCAGATGATGGCCGCCGGTCAGGCCGACTGTGTCATGGGTTCCAGCGATCTGCAGATGGTGCAGATGCGCGAGGGCGGTGTTCCCGTGACCACGGTGGCAGCGGTGTTCCAGAAGGATCCGCAGGTGCTGATCGCTCACGAGGACGTGAAGCGGTTCGAGGACCTCAAGGGCAAGACCATTCTGATCGCCGCCTCCGCGCAGCGCGGCTACTGGCCCTGGCTCAAGGCCAAATATGGTTTCACCGACTCCCAGACCCGGCCCTATACCTTCAATATCCAGCCGTTCCTGGTGGACAAGAACTCGGCCCAGCAAGGCTATCTGACTTCCGAGCCCTTTGCGATTCAGAAGGCCGGCGTCAAGGCGAACACGCTGATGTTCAGCGATCAGGGCTTCCCGGCCTATGCGACCACCATCTCCTGCATGGACAAGACGATCAAGGAGCGCAGCAAGGCGGTGCAGGCCTTTGTCACCGCCTCCATGGAAGGCTGGAAGAGCTATCTGGCCGATCCCGCGCCGGCCAATGCCCTGATCAAGAAAGACAACCCCAACATGACCGACGAACAGCTGGCCTACAGCGTGGGCAAGCTCAAGGAAATGAATATGGTCGCCGGCGGAGATGCAGCCAAGCTGGGCATCGGCGTGATGACCGATGCGCGGGCCAAGGCCAGCTATGACTTCCTGGTCAGCGCCAAGCTGATCGATCCGGCCAAGGTCAAGCAGGCCGATGCCTACAACCTGAGCCTGATTCAGAACATCAAGGTCCTGCCCTGA